The following coding sequences are from one Anguilla anguilla isolate fAngAng1 chromosome 12, fAngAng1.pri, whole genome shotgun sequence window:
- the LOC118209319 gene encoding olfactory receptor 52E8-like, with translation MFLYCKYETRLNELEDSFFPHSLLRRLWTKKSKSKKKRRNHSSNMNSLNSTLSPNTTFVHPPFFFINGFYDIPHAKYYYVFLCFVFVVTVLGNSFVMFIIYTERSFHTPKYMAIFNLAVADVGESTALIPNLIATFLFDSQYISFDACLANMFFVFFFSNLQALTLTVLAYDRLVAICLPLRYHAIITMPAMVVMLTVVWACDSFVLILMVSLITRLSFCKSIVVQSYFCDHGPIYRMACNDNLANSIMAKLCTVLFLYLPFILTVLSYVFIAFALFKVASWEGRLKAIKTCSAHLILVALYFLPIMGTYIAALTFTLHPNARIINTSLAYAIPPMMNPIIYVLSTEEVKEFSKQLFKRKKNNHK, from the exons ATGTTCctctactgtaaatatgaaaccCGATTGAACGAACTGGAGGACTCCTTTTTTCCACATTCCCTACTTAGGCGATTGTG gacaaagaaaagcaaaagcaaaaaaaaaagaaggaatcaTTCATCTAACATGAACTCCCTGAATTCCACCCTCTCTCCAAATACAACTTTTGTGCatcccccattttttttcatcaatggtTTTTATGACATACCCCATGCCAAATACTACtatgttttcctgtgctttgtttttgtggtcactGTTTTGGGGAACtcctttgtcatgtttattatttacacagagcgcagttttcacaccccaaagtatatggccatttttaatttggctgtaGCTGACGTGGGTGAAAGCACTGCTCTTATTCCAAATTTAATTGCAACGTTTCTTTTCGATTCCCAGTACATCTCCTTTGATGCTTGTTTggccaacatgttttttgtgtttttcttttccaatttGCAAGCTCTCACTCTTACTGTTCTGGCctatgatagattggtggcaatATGCTTGCCACTGAGATACCATGCCATCATCACAATGCCAGCAATGGTTGTGATGTTAACAGTGGTGTGGGCATGTGATTCATTTGTCCTGATTCTAATGGTGTCTTTGATTACCAGGTTGTCCTTTTGTAAATCCATTGTGGTACAAAGCTACTTCTGTGACCATGGACCAATATACCGCATGGCATGCAATGACAATCTTGCAAATTCTATCATGGCAAAACTTTGTACGGTATTATTCCTTTATTTACCTTTTATTCTGACTGTACTGTCATATGTGTTTATTGCCTTTGCACTGTTTAAAGTAGCTTCATGGGAAGGGCGACTAAAAGCCATTAAGACTTGTTCTGCACACCTAATTCTGGTGGCTTTATATTTTCTTCCAATCATGGGAACCTATATTGCTGCACTGACTTTTACCCTTCACCCCAATGCCAGAATAATCAATACATCACTTGCCTATGCCATTCCTCCTATGATGAACCCAATCATTTATGTGCTGAGCACAGAAGAGGTTAAGGAATTCTCAAAAcaacttttcaaaagaaaaaagaataaccACAAGTga